Proteins encoded by one window of Misgurnus anguillicaudatus chromosome 4, ASM2758022v2, whole genome shotgun sequence:
- the spag9b gene encoding C-Jun-amino-terminal kinase-interacting protein 4 isoform X3, with translation MNPGCMLLFVFGFVGGAVVINSAVLVSLSVLLLVHYSVSNGLPAITHSLPRISRKDRPVSLGIFSLPGSDVMSPDLRRETVDTPGTDTCRYNNLSHPRSNTSLKLEEDKSLRRGQGKSSHENLETPWTNTSQDELSDASMGGSKSTTAMSTGTSDVAMASVDPPRTEEAEGLNRNLDSSSAKPDSSKNIRSQDALTKQMSSTGQSESAERSEVQAIIESTPELDMDLSGCKGSSTPTKGIENMAFDRNTDSLFEELSSAGNDLIGDVDEGADLLGMGREVEHLIHENTQLLETKNALNVVKNDLIARVDELVCEKDVLQGELEVLKQAKDKLEERNKELEEELRKFRAEMEEAKQKAKEEDDSDVPTAQRKRFTRVEMARVLMERNQYKERLMELQEAVRWTEMIRASRENPALTEKKKSSIWQLSFSRLFSSSSGTTAKKTDAPVNLKYNAPTSHVVPSVKKRSSTLAQLPSDKSKAFDFLNEEAEVETVVSRREQKRAQYRQVKAHVQKEDGRMQAYGWCLPAKYKVASGAQADSKIKNLPVPVYLQPLDETDASMKLWCAAGVNLSGGKTRDGGSIVGASVFYKDVSGGESGPLSPRQKKKGSQSSLDRLEQELKEQEKELRHQDELSSLVWICTSTHSTSKVIVIDANQPGNVLENFFICNSHVLCIASVPGACETDYPAGEEVGADSGVSQDEGASNANCTVNSSSTSVNGGLEGITVVGCSAEGPVAIPQTVCTNSIQSTESDEVFGRCRQDAVTAAEEALEATESNSNTPAEESQPGIYTEHVFTDPLGVQHSRDTPSNYTQRESDLVKDGVTAVPTEQDLMREEASKMSSVLPTMWLGAQNGCVYVHSSVAQWRKCLHSIKLKDSVLGIVHVKGRVLVALADGTLAIFHRGVDGQWDLTNYHLLDLGRPHHSIRCMTVVHDKVWCGYRNKIFVVQPKAMKIEKSFDAHPRKESQVRQLAWDGDGIWVSIRLDSTLRLFHAHTYQHLQDVDIEPYVSKMLGTGKLGFSFVRITALMVSCNRLWVGTGNGVIISIPLSETNKVTAGSQNHPGGAIRVYGDENSDKVTAGTFVPFCSMAHAQLCFHGHRDAVKFFTAVPGHMIPSAGSGCETGTDKSSESPTPELMKSVLVMSGGEGYIDFRMGDECGDTEHLDEPTLNLQPFLAKAERSHLIVWQIMANEE, from the exons ATGAATCCAGGATGCATGCTGCTGTTTGTCTTTGGCTTCGTGGGGGGAGCGGTGGTCATCAACTCTGCTGTGCTGGTCTCTCTCTCCGTGTTACTGTTGGTGCATTATTCTGTCTCCAACGGCTTGCCAGCCATCACACACTCCCTCCCTCGGATCAGCAG GAAGGACCGTCCTGTCTCTCTGGGGATTTTTTCATTACCAGGAAGTGATGTGATGTCCCCTGATCTGCGTCGAGAAACTGTGGATACTCCAGGGACGGACACGTGTAGATACAACAATCTCAGCCACCCGCGCTCCAACACCAGCCTGAAG CTAGAGGAAGATAAGTCCCTCAGGAGAGGGCAAGGTAAGAGTTCACATGAGAATTTGGAAACCCCGTGGACCAACACCAGTCAG GATGAACTTTCTGATGCCAGTATGGGAGGTTCCAAGTCCACCACAGCCATGTCCACAGGAACATCAGACGTTGCCATGGCATCAGTGGACCCGCCCCGGACGGAGGAGGCAGAGGGTTTGAACAGAAACCTGGATTCAAGCAGCGCTAAGCCAGATAGCAGTAAAAACATCAGATCACAGGATGCTTTGACAAAACAGATGTCATCTACAG GTCAAAGCGAGAGTGCAGAGAGATCAGAGGTGCAGGCGATCATAGAGTCCACACCAGAACTGGACATGGACCTTAGTGGATGCAAAGGGTCCAG CACTCCTACTAAAGGAATAGAGAACATGGCCTTTGACCGTAACACTGACTCTCTGTTTGAGGAGCTCTCGTCGGCAGGAAATGATCTCATAGGAGATGTGGATGAAGGTGCTGATCTGCTGG GTATGGGTCGAGAAGTTGAACACCTTATCCATGAAAACACTCAGCTACTGGAGACAAA AAATGCCCTGAACGTGGTGAAAAATGATCTAATAGCACGTGTTGATGAGCTGGTGTGTGAGAAAGACGTTCTTCAGGGAGAGCTGGAGGTCCTGAAACAGGCTAAAGACAAACTGGAAGAGAGGAACAAGGAGCTGGAGGAGGAGCTCAGAAA ATTCCGTGCAGAGATGGAGGAGGCCAAACAGAAAGCGAAAGAAGAAGATGAC AGTGACGTACCCACAGCCCAGCGAAAGCGCTTCACACGGGTGGAGATGGCTCGTGTGCTCATGGAGAGGAACCAGTATAAAGAGAGACTGATGGAGCTGCAGGAGGCTGTCAGGTGGACTGAGATGATACG AGCTTCACGGGAGAATCCAGCTTTGACGGAGAAGAAAAAATCCAGTATCTGGCAGTTG AGTTTCAGCAGACTCTTCAGCTCGTCCTCAGGCACGACGGCAAAAAAAACAGACGCACCGGTTAATCTAAAGTACAACGCGCCCACATCGCACGTCGTTCCTTCGGTGAAGAAGAGAAGCAGCACCCTCGCTCAGCTGCCCAGTGACAAATCCAAGGCCTTTGATTTCCTCAACGAGGA AGCTGAGGTAGAGACAGTGGTGTCACGTAGGGAGCAGAAGAGAGCTCAGTACAGGCAGGTAAAGGCTCACGTGCAGAAAGAGGATGGCAGGATGCAGGCCTACGGATGGTGTTTACCTGCAAAATACAAG GTTGCCAGTGGTGCACAAGCAGATAGTAAgataaaaaatctgccagtgcCCGTCTACCTCCAACCTTTAGATGAGACAGATGCTTCCATGAAG CTGTGGTGCGCTGCAGGAGTCAATCTGTCGGGCGGTAAGACGCGTGACGGGGGCTCCATCGTAGGAGCGAGTGTGTTTTATAAAGACGTGTCTGGAGGAGAGAGCGGCCCTCTCAGTCCCAGGCAGAAAAAGAAAGGCTCTCAGAGCAGCCTGGATAGACTGGAGCAGGAGCTTAAG GAGCAGGAGAAGGAACTCAGGCATCAGGATGAGCTCTCCAGCCTGGTCTGGATCTGCACCTCCACACACTCCACCTCTAAGGTCATCGTCATCGACGCCAACCAGCCCGGAAACGTTCTGGAGAACTTCTTCATCTGCAACTCTCACGTGCTTTGCATCGCCAGTGTGCCAG GTGCTTGTGAGACAGACTACCCTGCTGGAGAGGAGGTGGGCGCAGACAGTGGGGTCAGTCAGGATGAAGGGGCTTCTAATGCAAACTGTACAGTGAACAGTAGCTCTACTAGCGTTAATGGAGGTCTGGAGGGCATCACTGTGGTGGGCTGCTCTGCAGAAGGTCCTGTGGCCATCCCTCAAACTGTCTGCACAAACTCCATACAATCAACAGAATCGG ATGAGGTTTTCGGTCGGTGCCGGCAGGATGCAGTAACAGCAGCAGAAGAAGCTCTGGAGGCCACTGAGAGCAACAGCAACACGCCTGCTGAAGAGAGTCAGCCTGGCATCTACACAGAACATGTCTTCACCGACCCGCTAGGTGTGCAACACAGCAGAGACACACCATCCAACTACACACAGAG GGAGAGTGATCTGGTGAAGGACGGTGTGACCGCAGTGCCTACGGAGCAGGACCTCATGAGGGAGGAAGCCAGCAAGATGAGCAGCGTTCTGCCCACCATGTGGCTCGGGGCTCAGAATGGCTG TGTGTACGTGCACTCTTCTGTGGCACAGTGGAGGAAGTGTCTTCACTCCATTAAGCTAAAGGATTCTGTCTTGGGGATTGT TCATGTGAAAGGACGTGTTCTGGTAGCCTTGGCTGATGGCACACTTGCAATCTTCCACAGAGGTGTCG ATGGCCAGTGGGATTTGACTAACTACCACCTGTTAGATTTGGGCCGGCCACATCACTCTATCCGCTGTATGACTGTAGTGCATGACAAGGTCTGGTGTGGCTACAGAAACAAAATCTTTGTGGTTCAACCCAAAGCTATGAAGATAGAG AAATCCTTTGATGCCCACCCTCGTAAGGAGAGTCAAGTGAGACAGTTGGCGTGGGATGGAGATGGCATCTGGGTATCTATCCGTCTGGACTCCACCCTCAGACTGtttcacgcacacacatacCAGCATCTGCAGGATGTAGACATAGAGCCCTATGTCAGCAAGATGCTCG GCACGGGCAAGCTGGGCTTCTCTTTTGTGAGGATCACTGCCCTGATGGTGTCATGTAACCGACTTTGGGTTGGAACAGGAAATGGCGTCATTATCTCTATCCCACTATCAGAAA CAAACAAAGTTACGGCAGGTTCGCAAAACCATCCAGGTGGTGCGATTCGGGTCTACGGCGATGAGAACAGCGATAAAGTCACAGCAGGCACCTTTGTACCTTTCTGCTCCATGGCACATGCCCAGCTCTGTTTCCATGGACACCGGGACGCAGTCAAGTTCTTCACTGCTGTCCCAG GGCATATGATCCCATCTGCAGGCTCAGGGTGTGAGACTGGCACGGATAAATCTTCAGAGTCACCCACACCTGAGCTGATGAAGTCTGTCCTGGTCATGAGCGGAGGAGAGGGTTACATAGACTTCAGGATGG GAGATGAATGTGGGGACACAGAACATTTGGATGAACCCACATTGAATCTGCAGCCCTTCCTGGCCAAAGCTGAACGCAGTCACCTTATTGTATGGCAGATTATGGCCAATGAGGAGTGA
- the spag9b gene encoding C-Jun-amino-terminal kinase-interacting protein 4 isoform X4, with protein MNPGCMLLFVFGFVGGAVVINSAVLVSLSVLLLVHYSVSNGLPAITHSLPRISRKDRPVSLGIFSLPGSDVMSPDLRRETVDTPGTDTCRYNNLSHPRSNTSLKDELSDASMGGSKSTTAMSTGTSDVAMASVDPPRTEEAEGLNRNLDSSSAKPDSSKNIRSQDALTKQMSSTGQSESAERSEVQAIIESTPELDMDLSGCKGSSTPTKGIENMAFDRNTDSLFEELSSAGNDLIGDVDEGADLLGMGREVEHLIHENTQLLETKNALNVVKNDLIARVDELVCEKDVLQGELEVLKQAKDKLEERNKELEEELRKFRAEMEEAKQKAKEEDDSDVPTAQRKRFTRVEMARVLMERNQYKERLMELQEAVRWTEMIRASRENPALTEKKKSSIWQFFSRLFSSSSGTTAKKTDAPVNLKYNAPTSHVVPSVKKRSSTLAQLPSDKSKAFDFLNEEAEVETVVSRREQKRAQYRQVKAHVQKEDGRMQAYGWCLPAKYKVASGAQADSKIKNLPVPVYLQPLDETDASMKLWCAAGVNLSGGKTRDGGSIVGASVFYKDVSGGESGPLSPRQKKKGSQSSLDRLEQELKEQEKELRHQDELSSLVWICTSTHSTSKVIVIDANQPGNVLENFFICNSHVLCIASVPGACETDYPAGEEVGADSGVSQDEGASNANCTVNSSSTSVNGGLEGITVVGCSAEGPVAIPQTVCTNSIQSTESDEVFGRCRQDAVTAAEEALEATESNSNTPAEESQPGIYTEHVFTDPLGVQHSRDTPSNYTQRESDLVKDGVTAVPTEQDLMREEASKMSSVLPTMWLGAQNGCVYVHSSVAQWRKCLHSIKLKDSVLGIVHVKGRVLVALADGTLAIFHRGVDGQWDLTNYHLLDLGRPHHSIRCMTVVHDKVWCGYRNKIFVVQPKAMKIEKSFDAHPRKESQVRQLAWDGDGIWVSIRLDSTLRLFHAHTYQHLQDVDIEPYVSKMLGTGKLGFSFVRITALMVSCNRLWVGTGNGVIISIPLSETNKVTAGSQNHPGGAIRVYGDENSDKVTAGTFVPFCSMAHAQLCFHGHRDAVKFFTAVPGHMIPSAGSGCETGTDKSSESPTPELMKSVLVMSGGEGYIDFRMGDECGDTEHLDEPTLNLQPFLAKAERSHLIVWQIMANEE; from the exons ATGAATCCAGGATGCATGCTGCTGTTTGTCTTTGGCTTCGTGGGGGGAGCGGTGGTCATCAACTCTGCTGTGCTGGTCTCTCTCTCCGTGTTACTGTTGGTGCATTATTCTGTCTCCAACGGCTTGCCAGCCATCACACACTCCCTCCCTCGGATCAGCAG GAAGGACCGTCCTGTCTCTCTGGGGATTTTTTCATTACCAGGAAGTGATGTGATGTCCCCTGATCTGCGTCGAGAAACTGTGGATACTCCAGGGACGGACACGTGTAGATACAACAATCTCAGCCACCCGCGCTCCAACACCAGCCTGAAG GATGAACTTTCTGATGCCAGTATGGGAGGTTCCAAGTCCACCACAGCCATGTCCACAGGAACATCAGACGTTGCCATGGCATCAGTGGACCCGCCCCGGACGGAGGAGGCAGAGGGTTTGAACAGAAACCTGGATTCAAGCAGCGCTAAGCCAGATAGCAGTAAAAACATCAGATCACAGGATGCTTTGACAAAACAGATGTCATCTACAG GTCAAAGCGAGAGTGCAGAGAGATCAGAGGTGCAGGCGATCATAGAGTCCACACCAGAACTGGACATGGACCTTAGTGGATGCAAAGGGTCCAG CACTCCTACTAAAGGAATAGAGAACATGGCCTTTGACCGTAACACTGACTCTCTGTTTGAGGAGCTCTCGTCGGCAGGAAATGATCTCATAGGAGATGTGGATGAAGGTGCTGATCTGCTGG GTATGGGTCGAGAAGTTGAACACCTTATCCATGAAAACACTCAGCTACTGGAGACAAA AAATGCCCTGAACGTGGTGAAAAATGATCTAATAGCACGTGTTGATGAGCTGGTGTGTGAGAAAGACGTTCTTCAGGGAGAGCTGGAGGTCCTGAAACAGGCTAAAGACAAACTGGAAGAGAGGAACAAGGAGCTGGAGGAGGAGCTCAGAAA ATTCCGTGCAGAGATGGAGGAGGCCAAACAGAAAGCGAAAGAAGAAGATGAC AGTGACGTACCCACAGCCCAGCGAAAGCGCTTCACACGGGTGGAGATGGCTCGTGTGCTCATGGAGAGGAACCAGTATAAAGAGAGACTGATGGAGCTGCAGGAGGCTGTCAGGTGGACTGAGATGATACG AGCTTCACGGGAGAATCCAGCTTTGACGGAGAAGAAAAAATCCAGTATCTGGCAGTT TTTCAGCAGACTCTTCAGCTCGTCCTCAGGCACGACGGCAAAAAAAACAGACGCACCGGTTAATCTAAAGTACAACGCGCCCACATCGCACGTCGTTCCTTCGGTGAAGAAGAGAAGCAGCACCCTCGCTCAGCTGCCCAGTGACAAATCCAAGGCCTTTGATTTCCTCAACGAGGA AGCTGAGGTAGAGACAGTGGTGTCACGTAGGGAGCAGAAGAGAGCTCAGTACAGGCAGGTAAAGGCTCACGTGCAGAAAGAGGATGGCAGGATGCAGGCCTACGGATGGTGTTTACCTGCAAAATACAAG GTTGCCAGTGGTGCACAAGCAGATAGTAAgataaaaaatctgccagtgcCCGTCTACCTCCAACCTTTAGATGAGACAGATGCTTCCATGAAG CTGTGGTGCGCTGCAGGAGTCAATCTGTCGGGCGGTAAGACGCGTGACGGGGGCTCCATCGTAGGAGCGAGTGTGTTTTATAAAGACGTGTCTGGAGGAGAGAGCGGCCCTCTCAGTCCCAGGCAGAAAAAGAAAGGCTCTCAGAGCAGCCTGGATAGACTGGAGCAGGAGCTTAAG GAGCAGGAGAAGGAACTCAGGCATCAGGATGAGCTCTCCAGCCTGGTCTGGATCTGCACCTCCACACACTCCACCTCTAAGGTCATCGTCATCGACGCCAACCAGCCCGGAAACGTTCTGGAGAACTTCTTCATCTGCAACTCTCACGTGCTTTGCATCGCCAGTGTGCCAG GTGCTTGTGAGACAGACTACCCTGCTGGAGAGGAGGTGGGCGCAGACAGTGGGGTCAGTCAGGATGAAGGGGCTTCTAATGCAAACTGTACAGTGAACAGTAGCTCTACTAGCGTTAATGGAGGTCTGGAGGGCATCACTGTGGTGGGCTGCTCTGCAGAAGGTCCTGTGGCCATCCCTCAAACTGTCTGCACAAACTCCATACAATCAACAGAATCGG ATGAGGTTTTCGGTCGGTGCCGGCAGGATGCAGTAACAGCAGCAGAAGAAGCTCTGGAGGCCACTGAGAGCAACAGCAACACGCCTGCTGAAGAGAGTCAGCCTGGCATCTACACAGAACATGTCTTCACCGACCCGCTAGGTGTGCAACACAGCAGAGACACACCATCCAACTACACACAGAG GGAGAGTGATCTGGTGAAGGACGGTGTGACCGCAGTGCCTACGGAGCAGGACCTCATGAGGGAGGAAGCCAGCAAGATGAGCAGCGTTCTGCCCACCATGTGGCTCGGGGCTCAGAATGGCTG TGTGTACGTGCACTCTTCTGTGGCACAGTGGAGGAAGTGTCTTCACTCCATTAAGCTAAAGGATTCTGTCTTGGGGATTGT TCATGTGAAAGGACGTGTTCTGGTAGCCTTGGCTGATGGCACACTTGCAATCTTCCACAGAGGTGTCG ATGGCCAGTGGGATTTGACTAACTACCACCTGTTAGATTTGGGCCGGCCACATCACTCTATCCGCTGTATGACTGTAGTGCATGACAAGGTCTGGTGTGGCTACAGAAACAAAATCTTTGTGGTTCAACCCAAAGCTATGAAGATAGAG AAATCCTTTGATGCCCACCCTCGTAAGGAGAGTCAAGTGAGACAGTTGGCGTGGGATGGAGATGGCATCTGGGTATCTATCCGTCTGGACTCCACCCTCAGACTGtttcacgcacacacatacCAGCATCTGCAGGATGTAGACATAGAGCCCTATGTCAGCAAGATGCTCG GCACGGGCAAGCTGGGCTTCTCTTTTGTGAGGATCACTGCCCTGATGGTGTCATGTAACCGACTTTGGGTTGGAACAGGAAATGGCGTCATTATCTCTATCCCACTATCAGAAA CAAACAAAGTTACGGCAGGTTCGCAAAACCATCCAGGTGGTGCGATTCGGGTCTACGGCGATGAGAACAGCGATAAAGTCACAGCAGGCACCTTTGTACCTTTCTGCTCCATGGCACATGCCCAGCTCTGTTTCCATGGACACCGGGACGCAGTCAAGTTCTTCACTGCTGTCCCAG GGCATATGATCCCATCTGCAGGCTCAGGGTGTGAGACTGGCACGGATAAATCTTCAGAGTCACCCACACCTGAGCTGATGAAGTCTGTCCTGGTCATGAGCGGAGGAGAGGGTTACATAGACTTCAGGATGG GAGATGAATGTGGGGACACAGAACATTTGGATGAACCCACATTGAATCTGCAGCCCTTCCTGGCCAAAGCTGAACGCAGTCACCTTATTGTATGGCAGATTATGGCCAATGAGGAGTGA